A window from Candidatus Paceibacterota bacterium encodes these proteins:
- a CDS encoding nucleotide exchange factor GrpE, producing the protein MVEKQDENLKKKLEECLRQKDEYLAGWQRARADFLNYKKEEMERITALLAYAGEELVLKILPILDNFELAEKKIAKDLKGEEDKSSSPPFAAAREKDENVKGILQIKNQILDFLKNQGVEEMKTVGEKFDPNLHEAIETKEGGQSGVILEEVQRGYIINGRLLRPAKVKVAR; encoded by the coding sequence ATGGTTGAAAAACAAGATGAAAATTTAAAAAAGAAATTGGAAGAGTGTTTAAGGCAGAAAGACGAGTATTTAGCCGGCTGGCAGAGAGCAAGAGCTGATTTTTTGAATTACAAAAAAGAAGAAATGGAAAGAATTACTGCTTTACTCGCTTATGCCGGCGAGGAGCTTGTTTTGAAAATTCTTCCTATTCTGGATAATTTTGAATTAGCGGAAAAAAAAATAGCCAAGGATTTAAAAGGCGAAGAAGATAAATCTTCTTCTCCTCCCTTCGCTGCGGCTCGGGAAAAAGATGAAAACGTAAAAGGGATTTTACAGATTAAAAATCAGATTCTGGATTTTTTGAAGAATCAGGGGGTGGAGGAAATGAAGACAGTTGGCGAGAAGTTTGATCCTAACTTGCACGAGGCGATTGAGACCAAAGAGGGCGGTCAATCAGGAGTTATATTAGAAGAAGTGCAAAGGGGTTATATTATAAACGGTAGGTTATTAAGGCCTGCGAAAGTAAAAGTCGCAAGATGA